A stretch of Porites lutea chromosome 5, jaPorLute2.1, whole genome shotgun sequence DNA encodes these proteins:
- the LOC140939011 gene encoding uncharacterized protein isoform X2: MNMASSHLIFRFLRTCGRSKEMGAFCLLVLVSSLMGSTSATSLLSLSSIANPTLSTARLQVSPVTIPTASQSSSASVAATAQVQTTSTSSSSLAANPAPTFSFSTAQVQTTSTSSSSPVATPAPTSTASNAQAQTVSVLSSSLNALISPSSSSVVPATSASVAVDPCKQSNGGCAHNCMKNGTTYNCSCDPGFQLESDLHKCADLDECNSTTARHKCEHICVNTVGSYACACKPGHKLQMDGLSCKESTDPKPTSKAKEIQKWNWIILGIVIGLIALNILILVAGVFAKRVMESKRRGEGIAGSSTREMTAVKPTNVVGTANDALQIEA; the protein is encoded by the exons GTTCTCTGATGGGATCAACTAGCGCGACATCCCttctttccttgtcatcaataGCGAACCCTACTCTGTCCACTGCTCGGTTACAAGTGTCCCCTGTGACCATCCCAACGGCCTCGCAATCTTCATCGGCTTCTGTTGCTGCGACCGCCCAG GTCCAAACTACTTCCACATCTTCATCGTCGCTGGCAGCTAATCCTGCGCCtaccttttctttttccactgccCAGGTCCAAACTACTTCCACATCTTCATCGTCGCCGGTAGCTACTCCTGCCCCTACTTCTACTGCCTCGAACGCTCAGGCCCAAACCGTCTCAGTATTGTCATCATCGCTGAACGCCCTCATTTCTCCTAGTTCCTCTTCAGTTGTTCCTGCTACCTCTGCATCAGTGG CTGTCGACCCCTGCAAACAGAGTAATGGAGGATGTGCGCACAACTGTATGAAAAATGGAACAACTTACAACTGCTCTTGTGACCCTGGATTTCAACTTGAAAGTGACCTTCACAAATGTGCAg ACTTGGACGAGTGTAACAGTACAACTGCAAGGCATAAATGTGAACACATTTGTGTCAACACTGTGGGTAGCTATGCGTGCGCTTGCAAACCTGGACACAAGCTACAAATGGACGGGCTCTCTTGCAAAG AATCCACTGACCCTAAACCCACTAGCAAGGCCAAAGAAATCCAAAAATGGAACTGGATAATCTTAGGAATCGTCATCGGTCTTATAGCCTTGAATATTCTCATTTTAGTGGCAGGAGTATT CGCGAAAAGAGTGATGGAGTCCAAGCGTAGAGGGGAGGGTATCGCAGGGAGCAGTACTCGTGAGATGACCGCTGTGAAACCCACTAATGTCGTAGGCACTGCTAACGATGCATTGCAAATTGAAGCTTGA
- the LOC140939011 gene encoding uncharacterized protein isoform X1, translating into MNMASSHLIFRFLRTCGRSKEMGAFCLLVLVSSLMGSTSATSLLSLSSIANPTLSTARLQVSPVTIPTASQSSSASVAATAQVQTTSTSSSSLAAIPASTSAASTAQVQTTSTSSSSLAANPAPTFSFSTAQVQTTSTSSSSPVATPAPTSTASNAQAQTVSVLSSSLNALISPSSSSVVPATSASVAVDPCKQSNGGCAHNCMKNGTTYNCSCDPGFQLESDLHKCADLDECNSTTARHKCEHICVNTVGSYACACKPGHKLQMDGLSCKESTDPKPTSKAKEIQKWNWIILGIVIGLIALNILILVAGVFAKRVMESKRRGEGIAGSSTREMTAVKPTNVVGTANDALQIEA; encoded by the exons GTTCTCTGATGGGATCAACTAGCGCGACATCCCttctttccttgtcatcaataGCGAACCCTACTCTGTCCACTGCTCGGTTACAAGTGTCCCCTGTGACCATCCCAACGGCCTCGCAATCTTCATCGGCTTCTGTTGCTGCGACCGCCCAGGTCCAAACTACGTCCACTTCTTCATCGTCGCTTGCAGCTATTCCTGCATCTACCTCTGCTGCTTCCACCGCCCAGGTCCAAACTACTTCCACATCTTCATCGTCGCTGGCAGCTAATCCTGCGCCtaccttttctttttccactgccCAGGTCCAAACTACTTCCACATCTTCATCGTCGCCGGTAGCTACTCCTGCCCCTACTTCTACTGCCTCGAACGCTCAGGCCCAAACCGTCTCAGTATTGTCATCATCGCTGAACGCCCTCATTTCTCCTAGTTCCTCTTCAGTTGTTCCTGCTACCTCTGCATCAGTGG CTGTCGACCCCTGCAAACAGAGTAATGGAGGATGTGCGCACAACTGTATGAAAAATGGAACAACTTACAACTGCTCTTGTGACCCTGGATTTCAACTTGAAAGTGACCTTCACAAATGTGCAg ACTTGGACGAGTGTAACAGTACAACTGCAAGGCATAAATGTGAACACATTTGTGTCAACACTGTGGGTAGCTATGCGTGCGCTTGCAAACCTGGACACAAGCTACAAATGGACGGGCTCTCTTGCAAAG AATCCACTGACCCTAAACCCACTAGCAAGGCCAAAGAAATCCAAAAATGGAACTGGATAATCTTAGGAATCGTCATCGGTCTTATAGCCTTGAATATTCTCATTTTAGTGGCAGGAGTATT CGCGAAAAGAGTGATGGAGTCCAAGCGTAGAGGGGAGGGTATCGCAGGGAGCAGTACTCGTGAGATGACCGCTGTGAAACCCACTAATGTCGTAGGCACTGCTAACGATGCATTGCAAATTGAAGCTTGA
- the LOC140939011 gene encoding uncharacterized protein isoform X3 codes for MNMASSHLIFRFLRTCGRSKEMGAFCLLVLVSSLMGSTSATSLLSLSSIANPTLSTARLQVSPVTIPTASQSSSASVAATAQVQTTSTSSSSPVATPAPTSTASNAQAQTVSVLSSSLNALISPSSSSVVPATSASVAVDPCKQSNGGCAHNCMKNGTTYNCSCDPGFQLESDLHKCADLDECNSTTARHKCEHICVNTVGSYACACKPGHKLQMDGLSCKESTDPKPTSKAKEIQKWNWIILGIVIGLIALNILILVAGVFAKRVMESKRRGEGIAGSSTREMTAVKPTNVVGTANDALQIEA; via the exons GTTCTCTGATGGGATCAACTAGCGCGACATCCCttctttccttgtcatcaataGCGAACCCTACTCTGTCCACTGCTCGGTTACAAGTGTCCCCTGTGACCATCCCAACGGCCTCGCAATCTTCATCGGCTTCTGTTGCTGCGACCGCCCAG GTCCAAACTACTTCCACATCTTCATCGTCGCCGGTAGCTACTCCTGCCCCTACTTCTACTGCCTCGAACGCTCAGGCCCAAACCGTCTCAGTATTGTCATCATCGCTGAACGCCCTCATTTCTCCTAGTTCCTCTTCAGTTGTTCCTGCTACCTCTGCATCAGTGG CTGTCGACCCCTGCAAACAGAGTAATGGAGGATGTGCGCACAACTGTATGAAAAATGGAACAACTTACAACTGCTCTTGTGACCCTGGATTTCAACTTGAAAGTGACCTTCACAAATGTGCAg ACTTGGACGAGTGTAACAGTACAACTGCAAGGCATAAATGTGAACACATTTGTGTCAACACTGTGGGTAGCTATGCGTGCGCTTGCAAACCTGGACACAAGCTACAAATGGACGGGCTCTCTTGCAAAG AATCCACTGACCCTAAACCCACTAGCAAGGCCAAAGAAATCCAAAAATGGAACTGGATAATCTTAGGAATCGTCATCGGTCTTATAGCCTTGAATATTCTCATTTTAGTGGCAGGAGTATT CGCGAAAAGAGTGATGGAGTCCAAGCGTAGAGGGGAGGGTATCGCAGGGAGCAGTACTCGTGAGATGACCGCTGTGAAACCCACTAATGTCGTAGGCACTGCTAACGATGCATTGCAAATTGAAGCTTGA